The sequence TTTCTCCCGGCAGGTCGAGTCCCAGCGGCAGGAGATGGCCCTGAGGGAACAGCAGGCCGAAGAGAACAACGAGTAGGTCTATGAGGAAGATATCAATCTACCTCATTTTTGTGGCGATATGGGTGCTCGCCTCCGTGGCGGTTGCCGCATTCCCCGGCATCATGGCCCCGGTCGCCGGGGCGCTCGCGCTCACCCTCAATGAAACGGTCGCACTCTTCCTCTCCCTGATGGTCGTGCTGACGATTATCTTCCTTGCATTCATCGGTCGGGAAACCGGCAGATTCGTGGCAGAGTATCTCTCGTAAGCAGCACGCCACCGCCGGCCGGCGCAACGTGACATGCCCATTTATACTCGTCGCGACCTAGTATAGTCAGCAAAGAAGTCGCCGGCTGGCCGGTCTGCAGACCCGGGGACAGCCGGAATCTTAGTTATGCGAGGCATGGTAGTCTGACCTGGGATGTTGTTGTTGTAGGTGCAGGTCCTTCCGGGAGTGCCGCTGCCCGGGCGTGCGCGGAGAAGGGACTTGCGACGCTCTGTATCGAGGAACATGGGACGATCGGCTATCCTGTGCAGTGTGCGGGACTCCTCTCCACGTCCGCGTTTGATGAGTGCGGCGTCTCCAGGGGATCAGTCCAGAACGAGGTGAGCGGTGCCCGGATGGTCTCAGACCTCGGGGGCGAACTCCTCTTCGACGCCCGGACCACAAAGGCCTGTGTCGTGGATAGGTCTCTCCTCGACCGTGAGATGGCGCAGAGAGCGGCAGATGCCGGGGCCGAGTTCCTCCTCAAGACCAGTGTATCAGGCATCAAGGGCTCCTCTCTCCTGACCCGCGGGGTCAGGGGGCGTGAAGAGATCCCCTTCCGGCTTGTCATCGCCGCAGACGGGCCGCGGGGTTCCGTTGCCCGGATGCTCGGCCTCCGGCGCCCGGAGATCTACCTCGGCGGGGTGCAGGCCGAGGTGCCGTGCAGGGTGGACCCGCGCTACGTGGAGCTGCACCCCAACGCCTCGCCCGACTTCTTCGGGTGGGTGATCCCGGTCTCGGCGACCAGGGCACGCATCGGTCTCTGTGCAAGAGAACACGCAAAAGACCACTTCGACCGGTTCATCGCCCGGTATGGCGGGAACTGCATTCACCTTGCGAGCGGGGTCATCCCGCTCGGGGTTATGCCGCAGACCTACGGTCACCGCGCACTCTTTGTCGGTGACGCGGCAGGTTTCCCCAAACCCACGTCAGGCGGCGGGATCTACACCGGTGTCAGGTCGGCAAAGCATGCGGCCGAGGTCGCGGCGGCCTGCTGCGCGCGCGGGGCTTTCGATGACGAGAGCCTCCGGGACTACGAGCGGCGCTGGAAGGAAGACTTCGGGAGAGAACTTGATACCGGATTGAAAGTGCTCCGGATGCGGCAGAGGATGACGCCGGAGGAGATCGACCGCCTTTGCCGGGCCTTAAATGACCCGAGCGTCATCGAGACGATCGTAGAGCACGGTGATATGGATAGGCCTGGCGCCCTGATCAGGAGGCTCGCCCTGAAACCCGCCCTGATCCGGGGCATGGGCATACTTTTTGCCTCTGGCGTACGTCAGATTCTTACAGGATGAGATGTCCGTAGAGTTTGATCACACTTTTATATCTAAACGTATTACAAGTCTCTGGGTGTGTTTATGCATATACCTGACGCGTTTATACCGATGGGACAGGCCCTGGTCTACTGGATCATCGCTCTCATCTTCATCGCTCTCGCCCTGCGGTGGGCGCGGAGTTCAATGAAAGAGGAAAAAGTGCCGCTGGTTGCTGTGCTTGCGGCAGGCATCTTTGCCATCCAGGCAGTTAACATCCCTATCCCCTGGGGGACGAGCGGACATATGGTCGGGGCGGCGCTTGCGGCTATCGTGCTCGGGTCGCCGTATGCAGGAGTCTTCGTCCTGACGCTGGTGCTCCTCGTGCAGGGTATCATATTCGGTGACGGCGGCATCACGGTGATGGGTGCGAACATCATCAACATGGGCGTCGTCGGCGGGTTTGTCGGCTACTATGGCTACACCGCACTCAACGGCGTTATGAACAACGCATACGTCGCTGCGTTCATCGCCGGGTGGGCGTCGCTCTTCATCTCGGCGATCCTCTGTGCGGTCGAACTCGCGATCGCCGGCACGTTCCCGCTGGATCTCGGCCTCACGTTCATGGGAGCGTACCACGCCGTCATCGGTCTCATCGAGGGCGGGATCACCGCTGTTGCCCTCTACCTGATCGCATCGGCGCGGCCTGATATCCTTGAACGTCCAGCGGGGGTGACCGCGTAATGGAGAAGAAGCAGTATATCATGATCGGTATCGCGATCGCGCTTGTGATCGCCGTTGCCGCACCGTTCATCGCGTCCGGAAACCCTGACGGCCTCGAGAGCGCGTTCTTCAGCATCCACGGTGCAAAAGACTTCCGGGGTGACGAACTTGACGAAGATGCCGCCGAGGCCGCGGAGGAACAGGCAATCGCCATCACCGGGAACGATTTTTCGTTCGATGCGCCGCTGCCTGACTACGGCATCGAGGGTCTGGATAAACCGGGAGAGGTGCTTGCCGTCGTTATCGGCACGCTTCTTATGCTGATTCTGGTCTACGGGGTTGCCCGGATGACGGCCCGACCCGATAACTAGATACCCAACAAAATCCCTACTTTTTGCTATCATGCACCTGGTCGAGACACGCGATCTCACCCATGTCTATCGCGGCAACCTTCCCGCCCTTCAAGGCGTGAACTTCATCGCAGAGAGAAAGTCCCGTATCGCAGTCATCGGGCCGAACGGGGCCGGAAAGAGCACTCTCTTCAAACACTTCAACGGCATACTCAAGCCCACATCCGGCGAGGTGCTGGTCAGGGGTGAGCCGGTCACGAAGGAGAACGTCCGGGAAGTCAGGAAGTTCGTGGGGATCGTCTTTCAGAACCCCGACGACCAGATCTTCTCCCCCACCGTGGAGCAGGATGTTGCGTTCGGCCCGACCAACCTCGGGCTCGACGAGGCCACCGTCGCTCACCGTGTTGAGGGGGCCCTGCACCTCCTTGGTATCGAGGACCTCCGCGAGCGCGTGCCGCACCACCTCTCAGGCGGCGAGAAGAAGAGGGTCGCCATCGCGGGCATCCTCGCGATGGAGCCGCAGGTCTTGGTGCTCGACGAACCGACCGCCGGACTCGACCCCCAGGGCGTCATCGACCTCATGGGGTTCGTCAACCGGCTGCCCGAGGATTACGGCATGACCGTGATCTTCTCGACACACCATGTCGACCTCGTGGCTGAGATGGCGGATTTCATCTACGTGATGGACCAGGGCCAGATTGTAGCCTCCGGGACGGTCGAGGAGATCTTCGCCCGTCCGGAGCTGCTCGCCCGGACCAGACTTGATGTGCCGGTCATACCGAAACTGATCCGGTCGCTGCAGGAGAGCGGTGTTGCCATCGATATGGCCTACACCTACGAGGATGCGCAGAAGTCGTTCCTTGACGCCTACACGAGAAGAGCATGATCGACGACCTCTACGCTATCGAGAAGTCGGCCTACCGGGACAGCGTCATCCACCGGCTGGACGCAAGGGTCAAGCTCGTCATCGCCCTCGCCGGTATCGTCGCGATTGTGGCGATGCCGTACTCGACCAGGGTCTACGAACTCGGCGCCATCCTCTTCGCCTTCTTCATCGTCCTCTGGATCTGCTCGCGTCTCTCGCCGCTCGTCTATCTCCGGCGGCTTCTCCTCATCCTGCCGTTTGGGATCTTCCTCATCGGTTTCCAGATATTTGTGAAGAACAGGTACTACGATGTCTTTCATCCGATCGCGACCCTGCCGTTCGGGATCGAGATCTATGCGGAGTCGGTAGAGTTCGCTTCGATCCTCCTCGTGAAGTTCATCGTCAGCATATCGTTCATCATTCTGCTCTCGTCGACGACGAAGATGCAGGACCTGCTTGAGGCGTCGGGGAGGCTCGGCCTGCCCCGGGAGTTCATCCTCCCGCTCGGCATGATGATCCGCTATATCTTCGTCTTTGCCGAGATCTTCGGGAAGATACGGTCCGCGATGGATACCCGGTGCTTCGACCCCTTCGACCGCAACCTCCCCTACCGCTACCGGCTTCGCCAGCTTGGCTACACGGTCGGTATGCTCTTCATCAGGTCGTATGAGCAGGGCGAGCGCACCTACATGAGTATGCTCTGCCGTGGGTACGGGGAGGGGGGCCACCTCCATATCCGATCTAAGCCCATCGGTGCTAAAGAAGCCTCGTTCTTCGCCGGTGCGCTTGCCTTCATCGTGCTCTCCACGGTCCTGATCTACCTGCATCCGTGAACTACTGGACCATTTCACCTTATCTTGCGGGTCCTGGTACAGATCGCCACCTCCCGCGTTGAGCGCGAAGGACGCGAAGTGGAGTTGCTGGACGATATAGTTCCCTTCGCGGCTTCGCGTCCTTCGCGTGAGGCCTTGTTTGTTACCCCTGTAATTACCTCTCGCGTTGCCGCGAAGGACGCGAAGTCCGTGTACCTCCCAACCGGAACCCTTCGCGCTCTCCCGCGTGCTTTCGCGTGAGGTTGCGGTATACAGAGGCGCTGCAGTCTCTCTCGCGAAGCGCGCCATGAGCCTTTGGCTCATAGATGAGCATGAAAAACAGCGATGGCCGGCCCGTATTGGTCATAGCCGTCTCTTCGAGGGGACGCTCTCCAGACACGGAGGGGTTTTTCATACCAGCCGCGAAGGGTGCGGCGCGACAATCGCGTGGAAATATTAGATGCAATGGACCACTAGAACACTCTCCAAAAACCGGTTTTTTCTATCCCCCATCCCCAAGCACCCTCTGCTTCTGGACCGCCACTTCCTCGTCGGTGAGGACCCCCTCTTCCCGCAACAGGGCTAGCCGTTCGAGGAGGTCAACGACCTCCTCCGGCGACCGGGAATGTGAAGAATTGCCTCTCTCGCCCCCGCCGTTCTTCTGAATCTCCTCCAGGAAGGCCGAGGAGAGGACGCCGGCTGGGAGGGCGAACATACCGATACCGAGGAGCGCGATGAGCCCCCCGAGTGCCTTGCCGAGGGGCGTAACCGGGAAGACGTCCCCGTAGCCCACGGTCGAGAGGGTTGCGACGGCCCACCACATGGCGGTGGGGATGTTTGCGAAATCATCGGGCTGCACATCGTGCTCGACAAAGAACATCAGGCTCGATGTGATGACAACCAGGAGCACGAGGATGAAGATCAGCACCCCGATGACGTGCACCTGTGCCTTCATGACCCGGCCAAGCAGCTTCAAGGCGTACGAGTACCTGCTGATCTTTAAGATCCGGAAGACCCGAAGCAGCCGGAGCGCCCGCATGATCCGCAGGTCGAGCGGGATGAACATCGGCAGGAAGAACGGCAGTATCGCCAGGAGGTCGATGATCGCGAGAGGGGTCGCGGCGTATCTGAGCCGCCCGAGAACGGGGTTCGCGTAGTCCGGGTTTGCAGTGCAGGTCCAGAGACGGAGGAGGTATTCGACGGTGAAGACCGCGACGGAGAAGATATCAAATGCCTGGAAGAACGTGGCATGGGGGATATACAGCCCCTCAACCGATTCGAGGATCACGGCAATGACGTTTGCCACGATCAGCATCAGGATGCATACGTCGAGAATCCGGCCCGCCCCGGGTTTTTCTGGGTCCGCCTCGAGGAGATGATAGATCGTTTCTTTGTTCAGGCGGTGCATGATTACCATCTGGAGAGTGCAAAAAGCCTCTTTTGGTTAGCAGAGATCGTATTTATTTTGAGAGGATGGAGGGGGTTGGATCGGTCTTTAGAATGACCACGAGGAAGAAACGGATCGTTAATATCACCCGGCAGTAAACAAGGGTAGATATGCCTGCAAAGAGCGAATTTGGCAGGGGTTTTATCATCAACCTGATGCTGCTTTCACGACACTTCGGCCTGCCTCCAGAGAAGGCCTTCTACGGCGCCGCCGACCACCTCACCGACCTCGTCGTCCCGGAGCAGTTCCGGGGGACCGAGATCGACGAACTCATCGAGCGCCTCCGCAAGATGGTGATCTGGCACCAACCGGGCATCATGGACAGGGAGGATGCGGCGGATATCCGCAGGCTCCTCAACCGGATCGGGGTCGCCATCGATACACACCTGGGTATACCAGACCCTGACGCCGGGAAGTACGACTGACGGGAGCCCCCTCTCCTCCCGTGCCCCGGGTCGGGACCGCCTGCCGTTCTGTCCGCAGCATGCTCCGTTCCCGCATATCTCTCCCCGCGCGGTCCGGCGTATGCCGGTCCTCACGGGCGTGTCCATGAAGTGGGATTGTCGTGTTTCGTACCGCCGGGAACGGCCGGAATAGGGAGATTCTCCGGAGCCATACACTATAAGTGCTTATACGACCAATATATGCTGTGAGTTTTGCTGCGATTCAGGACGCCGCTCGTTTAGCGGAGGTCACAAATGACTGATACCTACGATGCTTCCCACATTACGGTACTTGAGGGTCTAAGACCCGTGCGTGAGCGTCCCGCCATGTACATCGGCAGCACAGAAGCCCGGGGATTGCACCACCTGGTCTACGAGGTTGTGGACAACTCCGTGGACGAGGCTCTCGCCGGATTCTGTGACCTGATACTGGTGACCATCAACCGGGACGGCTCAATCACAATAGAAGATAACGGGCGTGGTATCCCGGTCGATATCATGCCCCAGTATGGCAAGAGCGCTCTTGAGATCGTCCTCACCGTGCTTCATGCCGGCGGAAAGTTCGATAAGAATACTTATCAGGTCTCCGGCGGCCTGCACGGTGTCGGTGTCTCGGTCGTCAACGCTCTTGCAAGCTGGCTCGATGCGACGGTCTTCCGGGACGGCAACGTCTACGAGATGCAGTTCCGGCAGGGTCTGGTCGTAAAGCCGCTCGCAAGCCGCCCCGAGACCGATCACGAGATGAAGATCCGGTATGAGGAGCGCTACGGCACCCGGCCCGCGCAGCCGCTGGACTACGAGCGCCTCCAGGGAACCCGGATAACGTTCCAGCCCGACCGGTCGATATTCGAGACCGTCAATTTCGACTACGATATGCTCGACCACCGGCTCCGTGAGCTTGCCTACCTCAACAGCGGCCTTACGATCAGCCTCCGGGACGAACGTACCGGCGATGCGATCACCTACTGCTTCGAGGGCGGTATCAGGGAATTCGTCGCCCACATCGGTGAGGGAAAGGAGCCGCTCCACGACGAGGTGATCTATTTCCAGAAGAGCGATCCCGAGAGTCTGGTCGAGGTGGAGGTGGCCCTGCAGTACAACAACTCGTATGGGGAGACGGTCTACACCTATGTTAACAGCGTGAACACCCGGGAGGGCGGCACCCATCTTGAGGGCTTCCGGAGTGCAATAACCCGGGCGATCAACAACTCTGCCCGCAGAAACAACCTCTTCAAGAGTAACGACGCCCAGGTCAAGGGCGAGGACGTCAGAGAAGGGCTCGCCTCCGTCATCAGCACCCGGGTTGCAGAACCGCAGTTTGAGGGGCAGACCAAGATGCGTCTTGGGAACAGCAACGTCCGGGGCATCGTGGATTCGCTCGTCTACTCGTCGCTCACCGAGTACTTCGAGGAGCATCCAAAGACCCTCCAGGCGATCGTGGATAAGGCGATGGCCGCGGCCCGGGCGCGGGAAGCCGCCCGGAACGCACGCGAGCTTGCCAGGCGGAAGAGCACGCTGGAGACGACCGGGCTCCCTGGGAAACTCGCCGACTGCCAGGAGCGCGATCCGGCAAAGAGTGAACTCTATATTGTGGAAGGAGACTCGGCAGGCGGGTCCGCGAAACAGGGACGGGACCGGAAGTTCCAGGCGATTCTCCCCCTGCGGGGGAAGATCTTAAACGTCGAGAAGGCGTCGGAGCACAGGATCCTGAAGAACGCCGAGATCCAGGCACTGATCTCCGCCATCGGTACCGGCGTCGGCGACAGTTTCGATGTGGAGCGGGCCCGGTACCACCGGGTCATCCTGATGACCGATGCGGATGTCGACGGTGCGCATATCAGGACGCTCCTCCTCACGTTCTTCTACCGCTACATGATGGAACTGGTCGAGAACGGCTATATCTACATCGCCCAGCCCCCACTCTACCGGATCTTCAGGGGGAAACAGGAGAAGTACGCCTACCGCGAGGAGGATATGCGGGAGATCATTGCCGAGTTCGGCGAGAAGGGTGTCACGATCCAGCGCTACAAGGGTCTTGGTGAGATGAACGCGGAGCAGCTCTGGAGCACCACAATGGACCCGGAGAACCGGGTGCTCAAGCAGGTGAGAATCGAGGATGCTGTCTACGCAAACGAGATATTTGAGAAACTGATGGGTGAGAATGTGGATGCCCGGAGAGACTTCATCCGCAGGCATGCAAAGGAGGTGATCAACCTTGACATCTGATGGGGTCATCCCGGTCAACATCGAAGAAGAGATGAAATCATGCTACATCGACTACGCGATGAGCGTGATCATCGGTCGAGCCATCCCTGACGCAAGAGACGGCTTAAAACCGGTTCACCGCCGCACTCTCTACGCCATGCGGGAGCTCGGCAACACGAGCGACAAACCCTACAAGAAGAGCGCTCGTATTGTCGGAGACGTGATGGGTAAATACCATCCTCACGGTGATTCGGCCATCTATGATACGCTGGTGAAGATGGCGCAGCCGTTCTCCTACCGTTACACGCTTGTGGACGGCCAGGGGAACTTCGGGTCGATCGACGGGGACTCTGCCGCGGCGATGCGGTACACGGAGGCCAGGCTCACGAAGGTCTCGGAGGAACTCCTGGCCGATATCGATAAGGAGACCGTCGACTTTGTTCCCAACTTCGACGAGTCGCTCCAGGAGCCCGACGTCCTCCCGGCACGGGTTCCAAACCTCCTCGTGAATGGGTCGAGCGGGATTGCGGTGGGTATGGCGACAAACATGCCGCCTCACAACCTCCGGGAGGTCTGTGAAGCGACCTGCCGCATCATCGACGAACCCGGCATATCCACGGAGGAGCTGATGCGGATCATGCCCGGCCCGGATTTCCCGACCGGCGGGATCATCATGGGCACCGAAGGGGTCAGGGATGCGTACCTTACCGGGCGCGGAAGGTGCGTTGTCAGGGGGATCGCGGAGATCGAGGAAGAGGGCCGGACACCGCAGATCATCATAACCGAGATCCCCTTCCAGGTGAACAAGGCGCGCCTGATTGAACATATCGCAAACCTTGTCCGCGACAAAAGGGTCGAGGGGATCAGCGATATCCGCGACGAGTCGGACCGGGACGGCATGCGGATCGTGATCGACCTGAAGAAGGGCGTCGCGCCCCAGGTTGTCTTGAATTACCTCTACAAGCACACGGCGCTTGAGTCCACCTTCGGGATCATTAACCTCGCCATCGTCGACCGCCAGCCCCACACCTTAAACCTCAAGGAACTTATCCACGAGTTCCTGAAGCACCGGGTGGAGGTTGTCCGGCGGCGGAGCGAGTTCGATCTCAGAAAGACGGAAGAGCGGATGCATATCCTCCGTGGTCTCCTTGTCGCGCTCGATAACATCGATGCCGTCGTCGCCACCATCCGGGCGTCCCGGACGACCGATGAGGCACAGACGGCGCTGGTGACGAAGTTCGCGCTGGACGAGGTGCAGGCAGATGCGATCTTAAAGATGCAACTCCGGAGGCTTGCGGCGCTTGAGCAGCAGAAGATCCTGGATGAGCGCGATGCCCTTGCAAAGGAGATTGAGCGGCTCACCGGGATCCTCGCAAGCGAAGCGAGCATCCTTGCCGAGATCAGGAAGGAACTCGTCGATATCAGTGCCCGATACGGCGATGAGCGGAGAACCCGGATCGGATACGCGACCGAGGCCCTCGATAAGGAGGACCTCATCGAGGATAAGCCGATGCTGGTCTCGCTCACCTCCTCAAACTACATAAAGCGGATCGACCTTGACACCTACCGGAACCAGCGGCGCGGAGGCCGCGGCGTCATCGGGATGGCTACAAAGGATGACGACGGCGTCGAGAACGTCTTCGTCGCGAACATGCACGACTACCTCCTCTGTTTCACCGACAAAGGAAGGGTTTACTGGCTGAAGGTCTACGACCTCCCCGAGGGGCAGCGGACAAGCAAGGGCAAGGCCGTTGTCAACCTCTTGAATCTCGACGGCGACGAACGGGTGACCACGGTGATCCCGGTCAGGGAGTTTAGTTCCGACCACTACCTCTTCTTTGCGACGAGAGGCGGGACGGTTGCGAAGATGGCGCTCGATGAGTTCTCGCGGCCCCGGCAGACCGGGATCAACGCTATCAATCTCCGTGACG is a genomic window of Methanoculleus bourgensis MS2 containing:
- a CDS encoding geranylgeranyl reductase family protein; amino-acid sequence: MTWDVVVVGAGPSGSAAARACAEKGLATLCIEEHGTIGYPVQCAGLLSTSAFDECGVSRGSVQNEVSGARMVSDLGGELLFDARTTKACVVDRSLLDREMAQRAADAGAEFLLKTSVSGIKGSSLLTRGVRGREEIPFRLVIAADGPRGSVARMLGLRRPEIYLGGVQAEVPCRVDPRYVELHPNASPDFFGWVIPVSATRARIGLCAREHAKDHFDRFIARYGGNCIHLASGVIPLGVMPQTYGHRALFVGDAAGFPKPTSGGGIYTGVRSAKHAAEVAAACCARGAFDDESLRDYERRWKEDFGRELDTGLKVLRMRQRMTPEEIDRLCRALNDPSVIETIVEHGDMDRPGALIRRLALKPALIRGMGILFASGVRQILTG
- the cbiQ gene encoding cobalt ECF transporter T component CbiQ — translated: MIDDLYAIEKSAYRDSVIHRLDARVKLVIALAGIVAIVAMPYSTRVYELGAILFAFFIVLWICSRLSPLVYLRRLLLILPFGIFLIGFQIFVKNRYYDVFHPIATLPFGIEIYAESVEFASILLVKFIVSISFIILLSSTTKMQDLLEASGRLGLPREFILPLGMMIRYIFVFAEIFGKIRSAMDTRCFDPFDRNLPYRYRLRQLGYTVGMLFIRSYEQGERTYMSMLCRGYGEGGHLHIRSKPIGAKEASFFAGALAFIVLSTVLIYLHP
- the gyrB gene encoding DNA topoisomerase (ATP-hydrolyzing) subunit B, giving the protein MTDTYDASHITVLEGLRPVRERPAMYIGSTEARGLHHLVYEVVDNSVDEALAGFCDLILVTINRDGSITIEDNGRGIPVDIMPQYGKSALEIVLTVLHAGGKFDKNTYQVSGGLHGVGVSVVNALASWLDATVFRDGNVYEMQFRQGLVVKPLASRPETDHEMKIRYEERYGTRPAQPLDYERLQGTRITFQPDRSIFETVNFDYDMLDHRLRELAYLNSGLTISLRDERTGDAITYCFEGGIREFVAHIGEGKEPLHDEVIYFQKSDPESLVEVEVALQYNNSYGETVYTYVNSVNTREGGTHLEGFRSAITRAINNSARRNNLFKSNDAQVKGEDVREGLASVISTRVAEPQFEGQTKMRLGNSNVRGIVDSLVYSSLTEYFEEHPKTLQAIVDKAMAAARAREAARNARELARRKSTLETTGLPGKLADCQERDPAKSELYIVEGDSAGGSAKQGRDRKFQAILPLRGKILNVEKASEHRILKNAEIQALISAIGTGVGDSFDVERARYHRVILMTDADVDGAHIRTLLLTFFYRYMMELVENGYIYIAQPPLYRIFRGKQEKYAYREEDMREIIAEFGEKGVTIQRYKGLGEMNAEQLWSTTMDPENRVLKQVRIEDAVYANEIFEKLMGENVDARRDFIRRHAKEVINLDI
- a CDS encoding ion transporter gives rise to the protein MHRLNKETIYHLLEADPEKPGAGRILDVCILMLIVANVIAVILESVEGLYIPHATFFQAFDIFSVAVFTVEYLLRLWTCTANPDYANPVLGRLRYAATPLAIIDLLAILPFFLPMFIPLDLRIMRALRLLRVFRILKISRYSYALKLLGRVMKAQVHVIGVLIFILVLLVVITSSLMFFVEHDVQPDDFANIPTAMWWAVATLSTVGYGDVFPVTPLGKALGGLIALLGIGMFALPAGVLSSAFLEEIQKNGGGERGNSSHSRSPEEVVDLLERLALLREEGVLTDEEVAVQKQRVLGDGG
- the cbiM gene encoding cobalt transporter CbiM, which gives rise to MHIPDAFIPMGQALVYWIIALIFIALALRWARSSMKEEKVPLVAVLAAGIFAIQAVNIPIPWGTSGHMVGAALAAIVLGSPYAGVFVLTLVLLVQGIIFGDGGITVMGANIINMGVVGGFVGYYGYTALNGVMNNAYVAAFIAGWASLFISAILCAVELAIAGTFPLDLGLTFMGAYHAVIGLIEGGITAVALYLIASARPDILERPAGVTA
- a CDS encoding PDGLE domain-containing protein, with translation MEKKQYIMIGIAIALVIAVAAPFIASGNPDGLESAFFSIHGAKDFRGDELDEDAAEAAEEQAIAITGNDFSFDAPLPDYGIEGLDKPGEVLAVVIGTLLMLILVYGVARMTARPDN
- the gyrA gene encoding DNA gyrase subunit A encodes the protein MTSDGVIPVNIEEEMKSCYIDYAMSVIIGRAIPDARDGLKPVHRRTLYAMRELGNTSDKPYKKSARIVGDVMGKYHPHGDSAIYDTLVKMAQPFSYRYTLVDGQGNFGSIDGDSAAAMRYTEARLTKVSEELLADIDKETVDFVPNFDESLQEPDVLPARVPNLLVNGSSGIAVGMATNMPPHNLREVCEATCRIIDEPGISTEELMRIMPGPDFPTGGIIMGTEGVRDAYLTGRGRCVVRGIAEIEEEGRTPQIIITEIPFQVNKARLIEHIANLVRDKRVEGISDIRDESDRDGMRIVIDLKKGVAPQVVLNYLYKHTALESTFGIINLAIVDRQPHTLNLKELIHEFLKHRVEVVRRRSEFDLRKTEERMHILRGLLVALDNIDAVVATIRASRTTDEAQTALVTKFALDEVQADAILKMQLRRLAALEQQKILDERDALAKEIERLTGILASEASILAEIRKELVDISARYGDERRTRIGYATEALDKEDLIEDKPMLVSLTSSNYIKRIDLDTYRNQRRGGRGVIGMATKDDDGVENVFVANMHDYLLCFTDKGRVYWLKVYDLPEGQRTSKGKAVVNLLNLDGDERVTTVIPVREFSSDHYLFFATRGGTVAKMALDEFSRPRQTGINAINLRDGDELVDVKATDGEKELILTTRFGQSLRFHEEAVRAVRRNAMGVRGIKLRHGDTLQAISLVENDHLLTITEQGFGKRTEFDEFRGHGRGTMGVRNIVVDARGGGVVGSRAVSDDDEIIVMSASGIVIRTKVEEISIQKRNTRGVRIMKLDDGDRVIGFTILDSDEEDVEEEE
- a CDS encoding ATP-binding cassette domain-containing protein; the encoded protein is MHLVETRDLTHVYRGNLPALQGVNFIAERKSRIAVIGPNGAGKSTLFKHFNGILKPTSGEVLVRGEPVTKENVREVRKFVGIVFQNPDDQIFSPTVEQDVAFGPTNLGLDEATVAHRVEGALHLLGIEDLRERVPHHLSGGEKKRVAIAGILAMEPQVLVLDEPTAGLDPQGVIDLMGFVNRLPEDYGMTVIFSTHHVDLVAEMADFIYVMDQGQIVASGTVEEIFARPELLARTRLDVPVIPKLIRSLQESGVAIDMAYTYEDAQKSFLDAYTRRA